One segment of Paenibacillus rhizovicinus DNA contains the following:
- a CDS encoding MOSC domain-containing protein, which translates to MELGTLQSLNVSQLENVPFGKKEVVTGINKKPHDNALLVSAGGISGDAQGDLVHHGGSDKAVCVYSAVHFPYWAQRWGREVHAGDFGENFTVSSLTEHTLCIGDIVAVGQALVQVSQPRQPCFKLGMKHGLPRLQLDVEENGFTGFYFRVLEEGLVSRGDTLTLRKRHAAAITVAEANRVMHKDKYDREGIASLLSVAELAESWRQSLTKRLAKLDEEAASGG; encoded by the coding sequence ATGGAACTCGGAACGTTACAATCACTGAACGTATCACAGCTGGAAAACGTGCCTTTCGGGAAGAAGGAGGTCGTGACGGGCATTAACAAGAAGCCGCACGATAACGCGCTGCTGGTAAGCGCAGGCGGCATATCGGGCGATGCGCAGGGCGATCTCGTCCACCATGGCGGGAGCGACAAGGCGGTATGTGTCTACAGCGCCGTCCATTTCCCATATTGGGCGCAGAGATGGGGGCGAGAAGTTCATGCGGGCGACTTCGGCGAGAATTTCACGGTTTCTTCGCTGACGGAGCATACGCTGTGCATCGGAGACATCGTTGCCGTCGGACAAGCGCTCGTCCAGGTCAGTCAGCCGCGGCAGCCGTGCTTTAAGCTGGGCATGAAGCATGGCTTGCCGAGGCTGCAGCTTGACGTCGAGGAAAACGGGTTTACGGGGTTTTATTTTCGCGTTCTAGAGGAAGGACTCGTATCCCGAGGGGATACGCTCACGTTGCGGAAACGCCATGCGGCAGCCATTACGGTCGCGGAGGCCAATCGCGTTATGCATAAGGACAAATACGACCGCGAGGGCATTGCGAGCTTGCTCTCCGTTGCTGAACTTGCCGAGAGCTGGCGTCAATCACTGACCAAGCGATTAGCGAAACTGGATGA